Sequence from the Spirochaetota bacterium genome:
ATGAGATTGTAGTTTCACAGATACCATGGCATGCTGACTATATGAGATATGCTTTTGATGATTATGTCAAAAAAGTGGTTTTTTCAAGGCTTGCATATGAAACTATCCGCCAAAAAAAATTTGGATTTGTGTATTCCTGTTATGCATTGCGGTTTGTTGATAATAACATATATTGTTATCTTTATGATATATATATGATTCATGGTATTTCAGAGATAAATAAATATGCATTTAGTAGGGAAACAAAAGTAACGTCATGCACCATTTATGGTGTTAATGACAATGGGGAAATAGAGAAAAAGGAAATCAGTTATAAAAATAATCAACTTCAGAAAAATATTAAGGATTATTTACAAATATTCATGTATAAGCCTGTTATGGTAGAAGTATCATTTAGTCTGAGCAAAAGTATACCCATAATGCATATTCAACAAAACTATACCCTCTCACCATTTGACATGGATATTATTGCTATGGGTTCTAGTGCAAATATACATGTGGTAGCAATGGTGCAAGGGAGTGTTAATAAACATAATAATATATACCATATTGGATTTGATTGCAATGAGCTATCGCCACATAAAGAAAGAGATTTTTTTATAATGGCACTTTCTCATCAAAATTTAATTGAATGGATAAATGAACAGCAAGTGTTTTTTAAAAAAGCAGATTATCTAATTAGCCCTTTACAACTGAACACTAAAAAAATTGAAGATTGTGTAACAGAAGTAGCAAATATATTACAATCGTATTCAATAGTAAAAAATCCGTATATAGCTACATCGCTTCTTCAGTTTATGTACACAGGTGAAGGCACACAGCTAGATGCTATGCTTTATGCACAATACATGATGGCAAAAAATGGAATAATGTCGTTTATTGGGGTTGGATGTTCTCATTTGGGTATACACACAAATGATAATGATAAGGAATGGTGTTTTGATACAGTAATGCTTTATATACCAACTTCAGCTGAAAAAGGGATATGGCTTACATGTAACGGCACATACCCCTCTTTAGATGCCATGACTATTGACAATGTGTTTCTTATTGTTGGCGATGAAATTATTAAAAAATCTGTAACAAAGTGAACTATTTTGCTAATTTTTTTGCCAATAATTTTTTCTTTCTTTTAAGTCTGCGTTTTGCTCGTTTGCGTTTAATGCGTGGATTATACTGCTTACTCATAGATTAGATACCCTCCCTGAAGTTATTAGTTAACACAAAAAAAATGATATTGAGTAATGTCAATAGAATTTTTATATTCCTCTGATTTCACAAATGGTTGCAAATGTCTGAACAAATGCGCGGAATGAATGTAATATCTCTGCGGGATAGGGTAGCACCTTTTTTAGTGTTGCGTCAAGAGTGTTATGGTTATGAAATTGCTGCAAATAATAATACAGCACCTTCCCAATGCGTTCTTTAATACTATGGAAATCTTCTAAGGTTACATATCCTGGAACACATGTTGTTCTGAGTTCAAATACGATATTGTATTCTTTTAATAAAGCAATAGATTCTAAAATTAAATCAAACGGCAGTTTAGTTTTGGTTAATGAAGGGTATTTTTCGGGAGATGTTTTAATATCTATGGCAACATAATCCAACAGTTTCCTGGAAGCTAATTTTTGTAGTACTTTTGGTTGGAAACCATTAGTATCAAGTTTAACTTTCAATCCAATTTCTTTTACATTCTCTAAAAAGGGAACAATTCCCTTTCCAAGTGTTGGTTCTCCGCCTGTGAGGACAACACCACCAATCAAATTCTTACGCTTTTGTAACAATTCTAAAACTTCATTGTTTGAATATTGGTTCAGATTACAGTCATTACATGCTAAAGAAGGATTGTGACAATAAAGGCACTGTAAATTGCATCCCCCGGTAAAAAGAACAGTACTTATAACTTGAGGATAATCAATGAGTGAGGTTTTCTGAATACCCCGAATATTCATGTGTAGCTACCTTGAATAATTCATCTTTCATAAACTCTTTTCTTTCATGAAATTCTTCCTGTTTTCCTTTGTTCCACTGGTTAACAGGTCTAAAATATCCCACAACCCTTGAATATACTTCTACAGGTATCTTTTTTTCATGATGTTTTTGCATTATATAACCCCCATGTATAATAGTAACAATGAAATATATATATTACTGCTGAACATGTGCCTCAATCTGCAATGGCTCACTGTTCTCTATTTCGACATCAATGCCAAACATCTCAAGTTCTTCCTTGGTATGTTCGTATGGGCAGAATTTATGATTTCCAGGTATATAGCCATGAACTGGGCATATACTGAAAGTAGGAGTAATGGTAAAATATGGTATATGATAGTTGTAAGCAATTGTCTTCACCAAAAGCTTTACCATTTGCGGATCATCAATTTTTTCGCCAATAAAGCAATGGACTACTGTGCCACCAGTAAATTTGGATTGTAACTGGTCCTGATGGTCAAGCAGATCGAAAATATCTTGTGCATATCCTACTGGTGGATGTATTGAGTTGGTGTAATACGGTTCGCTTTTACCAGATGTGATGATTTCAGGAAATCTGTTTTTATCATGGCGTGCAAACCTATAGCTTACCCCTTCGGCAGGGGTTGCTTCTAAATTGTATAAATTGCCAGTTTCATGCTGGTATTCAGTTATTTTCTGACGCATAAAATCAAGTACCTGAGCGGTAAATTCTTTCCCTTCTTTAGTGGTGATATCCTGTCCTAAAAGATTAAGACATGCTTCATTCATACCAACAAGGCCGATAGTTG
This genomic interval carries:
- a CDS encoding anaerobic ribonucleoside-triphosphate reductase activating protein, giving the protein MNIRGIQKTSLIDYPQVISTVLFTGGCNLQCLYCHNPSLACNDCNLNQYSNNEVLELLQKRKNLIGGVVLTGGEPTLGKGIVPFLENVKEIGLKVKLDTNGFQPKVLQKLASRKLLDYVAIDIKTSPEKYPSLTKTKLPFDLILESIALLKEYNIVFELRTTCVPGYVTLEDFHSIKERIGKVLYYYLQQFHNHNTLDATLKKVLPYPAEILHSFRAFVQTFATICEIRGI